TCCACGCCCATGATGCGCACCGACTCGTCGTTGAGGAAGGCGTCGAACAGTCCCATGGCGTTGGAGCCACCGCCCACGCAGGCCATGATCAGATCCGGCAGCCGGCCGGTCAGCTCTTGAATCTGGCCCCGGGCTTCCTGGCCGATCACCTTCTGAAAATCCCGCACCATCATGGGGAAGGGGTGCGGGCCCACTACCGAGCCGATGGCATAGAGGTAGTCGGTCGGGTTCTTCAGGTATTCCTCAAAGGCGCTGTCTACCGCGTCCTTCAGGGTGGCGGTGCCGCGCGTCACCGGCACCAGGGTGCAGCCCAGCACCTTCATGCGCATCACGTTGGGATGCTCTTTCTCGATGTCCACCTGGCCCATGTGAATTTCACAGGGAATGCCCACCAGGGCGCAGGCGGTGGCCAGGGCCACGCCGTGCTGGCCGGCGCCGGTTTCGGCGATCACCTTTTTCTTGCCCATAAAGCGGGCCAGCAGAGCCTCACCCAGGCAATGATTGATCTTGTGGGCGCCGGTGTGGTTGAGATCTTCCCGCTTCAGGTAGATTTGCGCGCCGCCCAGCTGTTCGCTCAGGCGCTCGCAGTGATACACAGGGCTGGGCCGGCCCACAAAGTGGGTCAGCAGGCGCTGCAGCTCCTGCTGAAAATCCTCGCGCTGGCAGATTTCCTGATAGGCCCGAGTAATGTCGTCCATGGCCTGTTTGAGCGCTGGCGGAATTTCGGAGCCGCCAAATTCGCCGAAATAGCCTTTGGCGTCGGGCATGTTTTGCTGGTAGTCCACACTGCTTCCTTATGCGGTCAAGGGGGTAAGAAAGGCAGCATAGCAGTGGCGCAGGAGTGGATTCAATTAGCCACAAGTCGGCCCCCAAAAACGCCCCGGCGAGCCGGGGCAGGAAGGCATTACACAATATCCAGCGGGGTCTTGCGTTTGGGCGCCGGAAAGGCGGCGTCGAGGCGGGCCAGCACCTCGTCGCTGAGCTGCAGCGTCAGGGCCTCTGCGTTTTGCTGCACGTGCTCGGGCTGCACCGCCTTGGGAATGGCGAGCACGTCGCGCCGGCCGTTCACCGGGCGAATGGCCCAGGCCAGCAGCAGCTGGGCCACGGTCACGCCCAGATCGCCGGCAATGGCGTTCAGTTCGGGGTGGCCAAACAGCTCCCGGCGCAACCGGCCACCCTGGGCCAGGGGGCAATAGGCCATGGTGGGCAGGTCCCGCTCCCGCTGCCAGGGCAGCAGGGAATATTCGATGCCCCGGGAGCCCAGGTGATAGAGCACCTGGTTCACCGCGCACTGATCGCCGCCGTCGGTATACGCCAGCTCCTGCATCTCGCCCAGATCGCAGTTGGACACGCCAAAGCGCTTGATCTTGCCGTCGGCCTGCAGCCGCTCAAAGGCTTCCAGGGTTTCTTCCAGCGGAATGCTGCCGGGCCAGTGCAGCAGGTACAGATCCAGGTGGTCGGTGCCCAGGCGCTTGAGGCTGGCCTCGCAGGCGGCAATGGCACTGCGGCGGCCGGCGTTCCAGGGGTAGACCTTGGAAACCAGAAAGGCCTGGTCGCGACGGCCTTTCAGGGCTTCGCCCACCACTTGCTCGGCGCCGCCGTCGGCGTACATCTCGGCGGTGTCGATAAGGGTCAGGCCGAGATCCAGCCCCTGTTGCAGGGCCCGGACTTCGGCGTTGCGGGGGTTGAGTCCTTCGCCCATGTACCAGGTGCCCTGGCCAATGGCCGGCAGGGTAACGGCGGGCAGGCCGGCGGTGGCCCTGAGGGTGACGGTGGTGTCCATGCGTGCCTCTCATCAATTTGAAAATGGTTTCCACGATATGGTGAAACAGCCGGCCCGCCATTGCAACCGGGTGGGCTTGCCTTTGGCCGGGCTTTGCTCTTAACTCGGTCTGAATTCATTGTTACTCGAAGGAGCGGCACATGACAGCAGATTCGGGGGCCGATGAACGGGCGCTGGTGCGCCGTCATCTCAAGCTGGATCACATGAACCAGCTGCAGATCGAAAAACTGGCGCAGGTGTTTGACGCCGAGCCGGGGGTGGTCAAGGTGGTGGTGCGCAAGCACTGGCTGGACATCGACTATGATGCCGCCCTGCTGACCCTGGACCGGGTGATCGCCCTGCTGGAGGCCTATGGCGGTGAACTGTCCGACGACTGGTGGACGGCGTTCAAGGCTCACTGGTACCGCAAGCGGGAAGAAAAGCTGCGCGCCCGTCTGGCCCGGGAAGAGGACGAGCCGCCGTCGTGACCCGGCGTTCTTGTGCCAATGGCTAATATCCGGCTGAAACCGTCCTGCATACAATCCATATCAAAGATTTGTGGCAATGTCCCGGTTACGCTGAGGGAATACGGCGGCGGGCATTGCCTGCCGTGTTCACCATCAGCGAAAGGGAATATCCATGAGGGAAACATGCCGCCGGCGTTGGGCCGGGGGGCTGGCCGGGCTGCTGTTCATGCTTGCCGGCCCGGGGCAGGCAGACGAGCAAGCCGCCCCGCCGGTCCGGGTGCTGCGCATTTCCACCGAGAACACCGCCGATCATGTGCAAACTCAGGCCATTGCCCGCTTTGCCGCGCAGCTGGAGCAGGCCAGCCAGGGCCGGTTGCGGGTGCAGTTTCACCACAGCGCCCGGCTGTTCCGGGATCGGGACGTGATCGCGGCGCTCACCGGCGGCAAGGTGGAGATGGCGGTACCGGGCATGTGGCAGCTCGACCGCTACGTGCCCGACGTGGGTCTGTACATGCTGCCGCTGTTTTATGGCCTGCCGGCGGTGCAGCACTACCGGGTGCGGGACGGACATATCGGCCGCCGGGTCAGTGCGCGCATTGAGCGGGATCTGGGGGTGGTGGTGCCCGGTCGCTGGCTGGATCTGGGGTATGCCCATCTGTACTTCACCCACGGGCGGGTTGACCGTCACGCCGAGCTGGCCGGGCTGCGCATTCGCATTCCCGGCGGCGCCGCCAACCGGGGCCGGCTGGAAGCCTTTGAGGCTGCTCCCGTGCTCATCCCCTGGCCCGATCTGCCCGACGCCCTGGCGCAGGACCGGGTGCAGGGGGTGCTCTCTACCCACGAAACGGTGCGCAGTGCCGGGCTGTGGGATCAGGGCGTGCGCTTTGGTTTTGAAGACAGGGAGTATTTCGCCCAGTATGTGCCCATGATCAATGCCCGCTTCTGGCAGTCGCTGCCCGAGGATCTGCGCCGGCTGGTACGCGACAGCTGGGAGCCGGTGGTCGACGCCCAGCGCAGCGCCGCCGCCGAGGCCCAGCGCCAGGCGCGCCGGGCGCTGCAGCAGCAGGGCATTGAGATAGTCAGCCCCGGTGAGGCCGATCTGCTGCGCTGGCGGCGCATGGCCCGCCGCCAGGAGCCGGCGCTGATACGGGAAATGGGGGTGGACCCCGAGCTGGTGCGGCAGGCCGAGCGGGTGGTAGCCGACTGATGCAGAGCCAGCCGTCTTATTTTGCCATGTCGGGCACCCCCCTCGACCACCGGCTGAGCCGTGCCATTGTGGCCGGCGTGCTGACCCTGCTGGTGCTGATCAGCCTGATGCTGGCCTGGGGGCTGTATCAGGATCACAGAACCAGCCTGCAAGGCGCCGGGGAGCGTCTGCAAACTCAGCTGCGCGCCTTTGGCAGTGCGGTGGATATCGCCCTGGTGTCGGCGGATCATGCATTGCACGACACCCGTCATGCCCTGGAAGGCCACTCCCGGCCCCGGGTGTCATCGGCCGGGTTGCGCCGGCTGCTGCTGCGACACCTCACCACGGCGCCTTCACTGAACAGCCTGACCCTGTTTGATGGTCAGGGCCGGGTCGTCGCCAGCGTCGGTCAGGGCAGCGGCAACCGGCATGCGGCCCCGGCCTGGGTCATGGCCGGCCTGCAGGCGGGCAAGTCCTCCTTTACCGGCATGGATGCGGGCCGGCTGGGGGTGGCCATGGTGGTGACCGGTCCGGAACAGGGCGTCTTGCTGGCCATGCTGGATTCGGCGCGCATCGAGGCCGAACTGGAAAGCGGCGATGGCTTTGGCGGCCAGCAGCTGATGCTGCTCGACAACCGCAACCGGTCGCTGCTGGTGGCGGGAGACCAGCAGCAGTTGCCGGCACTGCTGCGCCGTCTGCAGCAGCAACTGGCAGTCAACGCATTTGGCGCCTACGGCACCCGGCTGGTCATGGGGGAGCAGTATCTGTTTGCCCTGCGTCAGCTGGGCCAGCAACCCATTCGTGCCTTTGCGGTGATTGAGCGGGCGCAGGTGCTGGCGGGCTGGCGCCTGCGGGCCGCTCTGGGTGGCGGCAGCCTGGGGCTGGTGTGGCTGCTGGCGCTGGCGTTTCTGCGCTACTGGCGCCGCAGCAGCCTGCGCGAGCGCCGGGTCATGAACGATCTGGCCCATCTGTATCAGGCCATCGAGCAGATGCCCTCGTCCATTGTGATCACCGATCTCGACCGGCGCATGGTGTATGTCAACCGTGCCTTTCTCAGCCAGACCGGTTACACCCGGGACGAGGTGCTGGGCCAGAAACCCGGCATGCTGTCATCGGGGCGTACGCCGGCGGTGACCTACCGCGCCCTGTGGCGCGAGCTCCGGCGCGGTCAGCCCTGGGAAGGGGAGTTTATCAACCGCACCCGGGCGGGCCTGGAGCGCATCGAGAAGGTGATGATCACCCCGGTGCGGGATGTGGACGGCCGGGTGGCCAGTTATTTTGCCATCAGCCAGGACGTGACCGAAAAACACGAGTTTCAGACCCGGCTGGTGCGCTACCGGGAAATCGTCAACGCCGCCGACGAGCTGATGGCGCTGGTGGGTGCCAACTACCGCTATCAGCAGGTGAACCGCCGTTACCTGGAGTATCACCAGCGGGAACGGGACGAAATCGAGGGCCATGCCCTGTGGCAGCTCTATGGCGAGGTGCTGTTCAAGGGGCAAATCAAGCCACGCTTTGATGCCGCGCTCAAGGGCGTGCCCTTTGTTTACGAGGCCTGGATGGAGTTCAGTGGCGCCGGCCGGCGCTATTGCCGCGTCAGCGGCCATCCCGTGGCCGGCGCCAGCGGCTATGTCGAAAGCATTGCCGTCAATATTGCCGATCTCACCGAACGCAGGCAGTCGGAAGAGGCGTTGCGTACCAGCGAGCAGCGTTTTCGGGCGCTGTCGGAGTTTTCGCCCATGGGCGTATTTGAGACCGACGCCCATGGCCACAATATTTACTCCAACCGCTATTACAGCGATCAGCTGGGCCGGGATCCCGACACCCTGCTCGGTGCCGGCTGGACCGAGTTGCTGCATGCCGAGGATCGGGAGGCAGTAGTGGCCAGCTGGCACCAGGCCATGGCCGGTCGCCACCGGGAATGGCATGCCGAGGGCCGCTGTGTGAGC
The Oceanimonas pelagia genome window above contains:
- the dctP gene encoding TRAP transporter substrate-binding protein DctP — its product is MRETCRRRWAGGLAGLLFMLAGPGQADEQAAPPVRVLRISTENTADHVQTQAIARFAAQLEQASQGRLRVQFHHSARLFRDRDVIAALTGGKVEMAVPGMWQLDRYVPDVGLYMLPLFYGLPAVQHYRVRDGHIGRRVSARIERDLGVVVPGRWLDLGYAHLYFTHGRVDRHAELAGLRIRIPGGAANRGRLEAFEAAPVLIPWPDLPDALAQDRVQGVLSTHETVRSAGLWDQGVRFGFEDREYFAQYVPMINARFWQSLPEDLRRLVRDSWEPVVDAQRSAAAEAQRQARRALQQQGIEIVSPGEADLLRWRRMARRQEPALIREMGVDPELVRQAERVVAD
- the trpB gene encoding tryptophan synthase subunit beta → MPDAKGYFGEFGGSEIPPALKQAMDDITRAYQEICQREDFQQELQRLLTHFVGRPSPVYHCERLSEQLGGAQIYLKREDLNHTGAHKINHCLGEALLARFMGKKKVIAETGAGQHGVALATACALVGIPCEIHMGQVDIEKEHPNVMRMKVLGCTLVPVTRGTATLKDAVDSAFEEYLKNPTDYLYAIGSVVGPHPFPMMVRDFQKVIGQEARGQIQELTGRLPDLIMACVGGGSNAMGLFDAFLNDESVRIMGVEPGGRGLDTPDHAATMTLGTPGVIHGFRCHVLQDANGEPLPVHSIASGLDYPGVGPQHSHLKEMGRVEYTSITDEECLDAFMTLSRTEGIIPALESAHAVAQAIKLAPQLDQDKVILVNLSGRGDKDLDFVCRKLGL
- a CDS encoding sensor domain-containing diguanylate cyclase — encoded protein: MQSQPSYFAMSGTPLDHRLSRAIVAGVLTLLVLISLMLAWGLYQDHRTSLQGAGERLQTQLRAFGSAVDIALVSADHALHDTRHALEGHSRPRVSSAGLRRLLLRHLTTAPSLNSLTLFDGQGRVVASVGQGSGNRHAAPAWVMAGLQAGKSSFTGMDAGRLGVAMVVTGPEQGVLLAMLDSARIEAELESGDGFGGQQLMLLDNRNRSLLVAGDQQQLPALLRRLQQQLAVNAFGAYGTRLVMGEQYLFALRQLGQQPIRAFAVIERAQVLAGWRLRAALGGGSLGLVWLLALAFLRYWRRSSLRERRVMNDLAHLYQAIEQMPSSIVITDLDRRMVYVNRAFLSQTGYTRDEVLGQKPGMLSSGRTPAVTYRALWRELRRGQPWEGEFINRTRAGLERIEKVMITPVRDVDGRVASYFAISQDVTEKHEFQTRLVRYREIVNAADELMALVGANYRYQQVNRRYLEYHQRERDEIEGHALWQLYGEVLFKGQIKPRFDAALKGVPFVYEAWMEFSGAGRRYCRVSGHPVAGASGYVESIAVNIADLTERRQSEEALRTSEQRFRALSEFSPMGVFETDAHGHNIYSNRYYSDQLGRDPDTLLGAGWTELLHAEDREAVVASWHQAMAGRHREWHAEGRCVSADGAVRWFRFAARRYGDADAADARYIGMAMDITEQVEHQDILERKNRELARLSTTDALTGLVNRGHLEQLLTREIHRYQRYGTGFAVVMLDVDHFKQVNDSCGHAVGDQVLRRLAELMREHTRLSDCPGRWGGEEFLILCPNTDAEGACRLAELLRRRIEQESFPVIGRRTCSFGVTAIGPGDQARELLTRADEALYRAKRGGRNRVEADEAVCL
- a CDS encoding aldo/keto reductase gives rise to the protein MDTTVTLRATAGLPAVTLPAIGQGTWYMGEGLNPRNAEVRALQQGLDLGLTLIDTAEMYADGGAEQVVGEALKGRRDQAFLVSKVYPWNAGRRSAIAACEASLKRLGTDHLDLYLLHWPGSIPLEETLEAFERLQADGKIKRFGVSNCDLGEMQELAYTDGGDQCAVNQVLYHLGSRGIEYSLLPWQRERDLPTMAYCPLAQGGRLRRELFGHPELNAIAGDLGVTVAQLLLAWAIRPVNGRRDVLAIPKAVQPEHVQQNAEALTLQLSDEVLARLDAAFPAPKRKTPLDIV